In one Tessaracoccus palaemonis genomic region, the following are encoded:
- a CDS encoding sensor histidine kinase, whose protein sequence is MRRGSLASQLLPRLVVTVAVMAVLLCLTTLFGAHAILMSQLDTELDSTQARQARGFDRPGFGDSVPGIDAAGVRVGTVMAVELSNGTALAGRLADATSAGVATTVQPLSDTAVEELLQVKADGEKYTLTLTGYGEFRVESRATSQGGTIIIGLPTSEINRSLLWLGIFAGSVSLVAIGATALVTREVLGRATGPLVALTNTATEVSQLELERGAVDVPRVEDSQQPDTNEVSRLATAFNHMLDRVESALTAREASEVKLRRFVADASHELRNPLAAIRGYAELAQRAPEGQDPAFALGRIDAEAKRMSKLVGDLLMLARLDSDKQVEPRPVDAVEVVLNAVSDSQAASRDHAWLLALPDSEVTVMADADQLHQVMVNLLSNARTHTPAGTTVRTSVRTREGRAVIEVSDDGPGIPPETLPHVFERFSRADDARAHSAAHSTGLGLAIVRAVVEGFGGSATVSSAPGETTFRVELPLSTQPPVAAR, encoded by the coding sequence ATGCGCCGCGGTTCGCTCGCATCGCAGCTGCTGCCGCGGCTCGTCGTCACCGTCGCCGTCATGGCGGTGCTCCTGTGCCTGACGACGCTGTTCGGCGCCCACGCGATCCTGATGTCGCAGCTCGACACCGAGCTGGACTCGACCCAGGCCAGGCAGGCTCGCGGCTTCGACCGCCCCGGATTCGGTGACTCCGTGCCCGGCATCGACGCGGCCGGCGTTCGGGTCGGCACGGTGATGGCCGTCGAGCTGAGCAACGGCACCGCGCTGGCCGGCCGTCTGGCCGACGCCACCAGCGCCGGGGTGGCCACCACGGTGCAGCCCCTTTCCGACACCGCTGTGGAGGAACTGCTGCAGGTCAAGGCGGACGGCGAGAAGTACACCCTCACGCTCACCGGCTACGGCGAGTTCCGCGTCGAGTCGCGGGCGACCTCGCAGGGCGGCACCATCATCATCGGCCTGCCGACCTCCGAGATCAACCGGTCGCTGCTGTGGCTCGGCATCTTCGCCGGCAGCGTCTCGCTCGTCGCTATCGGCGCGACCGCGCTGGTCACCCGGGAGGTGCTCGGCCGCGCTACCGGCCCGTTGGTTGCCCTGACGAACACCGCCACCGAGGTCAGCCAGCTGGAACTGGAGCGCGGCGCCGTCGACGTGCCGCGAGTCGAGGACTCGCAGCAGCCGGACACGAACGAGGTCTCCCGGCTGGCCACCGCCTTCAACCACATGCTCGACCGCGTGGAGAGCGCCCTGACTGCGCGCGAGGCGTCCGAGGTCAAGCTCCGCCGCTTCGTCGCCGATGCCTCACACGAGCTCCGCAACCCGCTGGCGGCGATCCGCGGCTACGCCGAGTTGGCACAGCGCGCCCCGGAGGGACAGGATCCGGCCTTCGCGCTCGGCCGGATCGACGCCGAGGCCAAGCGGATGAGCAAGCTGGTCGGCGACCTGCTGATGCTGGCCCGCCTCGACTCGGACAAGCAGGTGGAGCCCCGCCCCGTCGACGCCGTCGAGGTCGTCCTCAACGCCGTCAGCGACTCGCAGGCCGCCAGTCGCGACCACGCGTGGCTGCTTGCGCTGCCGGATTCCGAGGTCACCGTGATGGCCGACGCCGATCAGCTTCATCAGGTCATGGTCAATCTGCTGTCCAACGCCCGCACCCACACGCCCGCCGGTACGACCGTGCGCACCTCCGTGCGCACGCGCGAGGGTCGCGCCGTGATCGAGGTCTCCGACGACGGCCCCGGCATCCCACCCGAGACTCTGCCTCACGTCTTCGAGCGCTTCTCGCGCGCCGACGACGCCCGCGCCCACTCGGCGGCGCACTCGACGGGCCTCGGCCTGGCGATCGTCCGCGCCGTGGTCGAGGGATTCGGTGGCAGCGCCACCGTCTCCTCCGCCCCGGGCGAGACCACCTTCCGCGTCGAGCTCCCGCTCTCCACGCAGCCGCCGGTCGCCGCCCGCTGA
- a CDS encoding response regulator transcription factor yields the protein MAMTEPLSRPDGTPIRILAVDDEPSLIELLAMAMRYEGWDVHTASSGTDAVKAAREVQPDALVLDMMLPDFDGLEVMRRVRTEQPDVPVIFLTAKDGVSDRIAGLTAGGDDYVTKPFSLEEVIARLRGLLRRSGATTVRPDTQIVVGDLILDEDSHEVTRAGDHIHLTATEFELLRFLMRNPKRVLSKAQILDRVWNYDFGGQANVVELYISYLRKKIDAGREPMIHTMRGAGYVLRPATGQ from the coding sequence ATGGCCATGACAGAACCCCTCAGCCGCCCCGACGGGACCCCCATCCGCATCCTCGCGGTCGATGACGAGCCGAGCCTCATCGAGCTCCTCGCCATGGCCATGCGATACGAGGGCTGGGACGTCCACACGGCCAGCTCCGGCACTGACGCCGTCAAGGCGGCGCGCGAGGTCCAGCCCGATGCGCTCGTGCTCGACATGATGCTGCCCGATTTCGACGGGCTCGAGGTGATGCGCCGCGTGCGCACCGAGCAACCGGACGTTCCGGTGATCTTCCTCACGGCGAAGGACGGCGTCAGCGACCGGATCGCCGGCCTCACGGCGGGGGGTGACGACTACGTCACCAAGCCGTTCTCGCTGGAGGAGGTCATCGCTCGGCTGCGGGGCCTGCTCCGCCGCTCGGGCGCGACGACGGTTCGCCCCGACACCCAGATCGTCGTCGGGGATCTGATCCTCGATGAGGACTCCCACGAGGTCACGAGGGCCGGGGACCATATCCACCTGACCGCGACGGAGTTCGAGCTGCTGCGGTTCCTGATGCGCAATCCGAAGCGTGTGCTGTCGAAGGCGCAGATCCTCGACCGGGTCTGGAACTACGACTTCGGTGGGCAGGCCAACGTCGTCGAGCTGTACATCTCCTACCTGCGTAAGAAGATCGACGCGGGCAGGGAGCCCATGATCCACACCATGCGCGGGGCCGGCTATGTGCTCCGCCCGGCCACCGGTCAGTGA
- a CDS encoding DoxX family protein: protein MQTFLRVVRDIALLVARIVAGLTLVAHGWHRWQVSGLEAQVTILADAGLPAAQGLVVTTIAFELIGGVLLVFGLATPLIGLGMVVLNVTVILTVREHAGFYLTEGGWEYNAMQAAMGLVLLAHGSGRAGLDNLFIRPAGDPEPLIESEPAT from the coding sequence ATGCAGACCTTCCTCAGGGTCGTTCGCGACATCGCGCTGCTCGTGGCACGCATCGTCGCAGGGCTCACGCTCGTGGCGCACGGCTGGCACCGCTGGCAGGTGTCCGGACTCGAGGCGCAGGTCACCATCCTGGCCGACGCGGGACTCCCTGCCGCACAGGGACTGGTCGTCACGACCATCGCCTTCGAGCTGATCGGCGGCGTCCTCCTGGTCTTCGGGTTGGCGACGCCGCTCATCGGGCTGGGCATGGTCGTGCTCAACGTCACCGTGATCCTCACGGTCCGCGAGCACGCGGGCTTCTACCTCACGGAGGGGGGTTGGGAGTACAACGCGATGCAGGCGGCGATGGGCCTTGTGCTTCTGGCGCATGGCTCGGGACGCGCCGGCCTGGACAATCTGTTCATCCGGCCGGCCGGAGACCCGGAGCCCCTCATCGAGTCCGAACCGGCCACCTGA
- a CDS encoding NAD(P)/FAD-dependent oxidoreductase: MPRHHVVIIGSGFGGLFAAKALKRADVDVTLIARTTSHLFQPLLYQVATGMLSAGDIAPPTREILRHQKNARVLLGLVDDIDLANKVVKWRFHNDFQETSYDSLIVAAGAGQSYFGNDHFATFAPGMKTIDDALELRSRILQSFELAEFASEEERRRLLTFVVVGAGPTGVEMAGQIRELASSTLRESFRSYDPASARVILLDGAKQVLPPFGPELGAKTQKVLEKLGVEVQLESIVTDLDNEGLTVRRADGSVEHIESACKVWAAGVQGSELGKTIAEQSGAELDRAGRVVVGKDLNIPGHPEVFVLGDMAAIPGVPGVAQGAIQSARYAAKVLISRLHHTADPGPFTYKDKGSMATIAKFDAVALVGRFKLTGFIAWAAWLFLHLLYIAGFKQRITTLLSWFITFVSNGRSQLAVTNQMMVGRLALEKLGTHSSGKLFQGEEVTPPKE; the protein is encoded by the coding sequence ATGCCCAGGCATCACGTGGTAATCATCGGATCCGGGTTCGGAGGGCTCTTCGCCGCCAAGGCACTGAAGCGCGCGGACGTCGATGTGACTCTGATCGCACGGACGACCAGCCATCTCTTCCAGCCGCTGCTCTACCAGGTGGCCACCGGCATGCTGTCGGCTGGCGACATCGCCCCGCCCACCCGCGAGATCCTCCGCCACCAGAAGAACGCCCGGGTCCTGCTCGGCCTCGTCGACGACATCGACCTGGCGAACAAGGTCGTGAAGTGGCGTTTCCACAACGACTTCCAGGAGACGAGCTACGACTCCCTCATCGTCGCGGCGGGAGCCGGCCAGTCCTACTTCGGCAACGACCACTTCGCCACCTTCGCCCCCGGCATGAAGACCATCGACGACGCGCTGGAGCTGCGTTCCCGCATCCTGCAGTCCTTCGAGCTCGCCGAGTTCGCCTCGGAGGAGGAACGCCGCCGCCTGCTCACCTTCGTCGTCGTCGGCGCAGGCCCGACCGGCGTGGAGATGGCAGGCCAGATCCGGGAGCTGGCGAGCTCGACGCTGCGCGAGAGCTTCCGCTCCTACGATCCGGCTTCGGCGCGGGTCATCCTGCTCGACGGGGCGAAGCAGGTCCTTCCGCCGTTCGGTCCGGAGCTCGGCGCCAAGACGCAGAAGGTGCTGGAGAAGCTCGGCGTCGAGGTGCAGCTCGAAAGCATCGTCACGGACCTCGACAACGAGGGGCTCACCGTTCGCAGGGCCGACGGCAGCGTCGAACACATCGAGTCGGCGTGCAAGGTGTGGGCGGCCGGCGTGCAGGGCTCCGAGCTCGGCAAGACGATCGCCGAGCAGTCCGGCGCCGAGTTGGACCGCGCCGGCCGCGTCGTGGTCGGCAAGGACCTGAACATCCCCGGCCACCCCGAGGTGTTCGTACTCGGCGATATGGCCGCGATACCCGGCGTCCCCGGAGTGGCGCAGGGCGCCATCCAGAGCGCGCGCTACGCCGCGAAGGTGCTGATCTCCCGCCTCCACCACACCGCCGACCCGGGACCCTTCACATACAAGGACAAGGGCTCCATGGCGACCATCGCCAAGTTCGACGCCGTCGCGCTGGTGGGGCGGTTCAAGCTCACGGGCTTCATCGCCTGGGCCGCCTGGCTCTTCCTGCACCTGCTCTACATCGCCGGCTTCAAGCAGCGCATCACAACGCTGCTGTCCTGGTTCATCACCTTCGTCAGTAACGGAAGATCACAGCTCGCGGTCACAAACCAGATGATGGTCGGTAGGTTGGCCCTCGAGAAGCTCGGCACGCACTCGTCAGGCAAGCTGTTCCAGGGCGAGGAAGTGACGCCACCGAAGGAGTAA
- the mptB gene encoding polyprenol phosphomannose-dependent alpha 1,6 mannosyltransferase MptB — translation MRPWWWVFAGLMGVLVVMGAVNADLHGLLEHRASWWRPLVTFPAHAVILLAWWQLGPRWKRPLLTAALWSLPMIFSFPLHSRDVYAYGATGWQVDNGFDPYVTTLGAAGQPGLLVGIHWFDTTSVYPSLQLDIFGLLSRLAGADLYWTTVAMRLPAVLALVILAFVLPALARRFGVDPRLALWAGLLNPVILVQWVGGVHNDALMVALAAAAVLAVCDLGWRGWRGLVVGGLLLGLAMGIKQSAALFGLGLVAVAWQLRRRDGDGWGRLAATAVVPGAITVAAFLASSVSFGLGWRNPTAGNPIEATSNAPLSWVASFFRYHELLPVATANQLVSLASSVLIAIGIVVVWVLLGPRGDTVARPWPFLVAVLVVACVCGPALQPWYVTWFIPFFVLCRLGARWNRLWLLGVLAAGLLPPLQDLISPYVAMAILAVPLFLMLRSWSRTGYSPLPVA, via the coding sequence GTGCGACCGTGGTGGTGGGTGTTCGCCGGCCTGATGGGCGTCCTGGTCGTGATGGGGGCCGTCAACGCGGATCTCCACGGGCTCCTGGAGCACCGCGCGTCCTGGTGGCGTCCGCTGGTCACGTTCCCGGCGCACGCGGTCATCCTGCTCGCCTGGTGGCAGCTCGGCCCCCGGTGGAAGCGCCCGCTGCTGACGGCGGCACTCTGGTCCCTGCCGATGATCTTCTCCTTCCCCCTTCACTCACGCGACGTGTACGCCTACGGGGCGACCGGTTGGCAGGTGGACAACGGCTTCGACCCCTACGTCACGACTCTGGGCGCCGCCGGGCAGCCGGGGCTGCTGGTCGGCATCCACTGGTTCGACACGACCTCGGTGTACCCGTCGCTGCAGCTCGACATCTTCGGGCTCCTGTCCCGGCTCGCCGGCGCCGACCTGTACTGGACGACGGTGGCCATGCGCCTCCCGGCCGTGCTGGCTCTCGTGATCCTGGCCTTCGTGCTGCCCGCGCTCGCCCGACGGTTCGGCGTCGATCCCCGCCTCGCGCTCTGGGCCGGGCTCCTGAACCCCGTGATCCTCGTCCAGTGGGTAGGTGGCGTGCACAACGACGCGCTGATGGTCGCGCTGGCGGCCGCCGCGGTGCTCGCCGTGTGCGACCTCGGGTGGCGGGGCTGGCGCGGGCTGGTCGTCGGCGGCCTGCTGCTCGGGCTGGCGATGGGCATCAAACAGTCCGCGGCCCTCTTCGGGCTGGGTCTGGTCGCCGTCGCCTGGCAGCTGCGACGCCGCGACGGGGACGGCTGGGGCAGGCTCGCCGCCACCGCGGTCGTCCCCGGGGCCATCACGGTGGCCGCCTTCCTCGCCTCGTCGGTCAGCTTCGGCCTCGGGTGGCGCAACCCGACGGCCGGCAACCCGATCGAGGCGACGAGCAACGCCCCGCTCAGTTGGGTCGCGTCGTTCTTCCGCTACCACGAGCTGCTGCCGGTCGCCACCGCGAACCAGCTCGTCAGCCTCGCGTCCAGTGTCCTGATCGCCATCGGCATCGTGGTCGTGTGGGTGCTGCTCGGCCCGCGCGGTGACACGGTCGCCAGGCCGTGGCCGTTCCTCGTCGCGGTGCTCGTGGTCGCCTGCGTGTGCGGCCCGGCGCTGCAGCCCTGGTACGTGACGTGGTTCATCCCCTTCTTCGTGCTGTGCCGACTCGGGGCGCGCTGGAACCGGTTGTGGCTGCTCGGCGTGCTCGCCGCCGGGCTGCTGCCGCCGCTGCAGGACCTCATCTCCCCGTACGTGGCGATGGCGATCCTCGCTGTCCCGCTGTTCCTGATGCTGCGCTCCTGGAGCAGGACCGGCTACTCACCCCTGCCCGTCGCCTGA
- a CDS encoding ABC transporter ATP-binding protein has protein sequence MGSEQWAVEATGLVKRYGGRAVLDGLSLRVPRGGVHGLLGPNGSGKTTTIRILLGLARATQGHATILGHDVPRDLPHVIGRVGAIVESPKFAPRMTGRQNLDVLAVSIGQPRRRVMEVLLEVSLVADADRRFGTYSLGMKQRLAIAATLLKSPELLIFDEPTNGLDPVGIHEIRSTMRGLADAGRTVLVSSHILSEVEQIADSMSIIARGRLVAEGSMDDFLRSGTPHVRVVVDDHVRAAEVLRSAGWRVESQDAGLRITSRDGREPDPACVARALGAADLWPRELRADRHSLEQVFLELTADTNLPGGEAA, from the coding sequence ATGGGATCGGAGCAGTGGGCCGTCGAGGCGACAGGCCTCGTGAAGCGGTACGGCGGTCGCGCCGTGCTCGATGGGCTGAGCCTGCGGGTGCCGCGCGGCGGCGTGCACGGCCTGCTCGGCCCCAATGGTTCCGGCAAGACCACCACCATCCGCATCCTGCTCGGGCTCGCCCGCGCGACGCAGGGTCACGCGACGATCCTCGGGCACGACGTGCCCCGCGACCTGCCACACGTCATCGGCCGCGTCGGCGCAATCGTCGAGTCGCCCAAGTTCGCACCCCGCATGACCGGCCGCCAGAACCTCGATGTCCTTGCCGTGTCGATCGGACAGCCCCGTCGCCGGGTCATGGAGGTGCTGCTGGAGGTCAGCCTCGTCGCTGACGCCGACCGTCGCTTCGGCACCTACTCGCTCGGCATGAAGCAGCGCCTCGCCATCGCAGCGACGCTGCTCAAGAGCCCGGAACTGCTGATCTTCGACGAGCCGACGAACGGCCTCGACCCCGTCGGCATCCACGAGATCCGCTCCACGATGCGGGGTCTGGCCGACGCCGGGCGGACGGTGCTGGTCAGCTCGCACATCCTGAGCGAGGTGGAGCAGATCGCCGACTCGATGTCGATCATCGCCCGCGGTCGACTCGTCGCCGAGGGGTCCATGGACGACTTCCTCCGCAGCGGCACGCCTCACGTCCGCGTCGTCGTCGATGACCACGTGCGCGCGGCGGAGGTGCTGCGCTCCGCGGGCTGGCGGGTCGAGTCCCAGGATGCGGGCCTGCGCATCACCTCTCGCGACGGGCGCGAGCCGGATCCCGCCTGCGTCGCGCGGGCTCTCGGCGCCGCGGACCTGTGGCCCCGTGAGCTGAGGGCGGACCGGCACAGCCTCGAGCAGGTGTTCCTCGAACTGACCGCGGACACGAACCTGCCGGGCGGGGAGGCTGCCTGA
- a CDS encoding ABC transporter permease subunit, whose amino-acid sequence MFVDLLRAEVVRLRYRRRATWSVLLMVLIGVLLPTQWMPNAQPLTTAEIAEARAWLQSDIAAGYCADGCTLDQYLRTVLDFEDVARSVAESGLFVAFVVFFIVVTYVGSDFASGALATQLTFTPRRNAVLAARACGGALLGGALMGVATVTSSSVSIVWYLALHGFGSVGAGEGLLAALWSAMLYGILLGAVGALLVFCLGGSVLAGGLALLTLVAQVIIEGFSPTTPAWWVYHVTPVWQGQALLTGSAMYTAEYTRSAITRPEAIGYHLVLIALLATAALVSFNRRDVRG is encoded by the coding sequence ATGTTCGTTGATCTGCTCAGGGCCGAGGTCGTCAGGCTCCGCTACCGCCGCCGCGCCACCTGGAGCGTGCTGCTCATGGTGCTGATCGGGGTGCTGCTGCCGACGCAGTGGATGCCCAACGCGCAGCCGCTGACGACCGCGGAGATCGCGGAGGCGAGGGCCTGGCTGCAGTCGGACATCGCAGCCGGCTACTGCGCCGACGGTTGCACGCTCGACCAGTATCTCCGCACCGTCCTCGACTTCGAGGACGTGGCGCGGAGCGTCGCGGAGAGCGGACTGTTCGTCGCTTTCGTCGTCTTCTTCATCGTGGTCACCTACGTCGGCTCGGACTTCGCCTCCGGGGCGCTCGCGACCCAGCTGACCTTCACTCCGAGGCGAAACGCGGTGCTGGCCGCCCGCGCCTGCGGCGGGGCGCTGCTCGGCGGCGCGCTGATGGGTGTCGCGACCGTCACCAGCAGCTCCGTGTCCATCGTCTGGTACCTGGCCCTGCACGGGTTCGGGTCGGTCGGCGCCGGCGAAGGGCTGCTGGCGGCGCTGTGGTCCGCGATGCTGTACGGGATTCTGCTCGGGGCCGTGGGCGCGCTGCTGGTGTTCTGCCTGGGCGGATCCGTGCTGGCGGGCGGACTGGCCCTCCTCACGCTGGTCGCCCAGGTCATCATCGAGGGATTCAGCCCGACCACACCGGCCTGGTGGGTCTACCACGTGACGCCCGTCTGGCAGGGACAGGCGCTCCTGACCGGGTCTGCCATGTACACGGCCGAGTACACGCGATCGGCCATCACGCGGCCGGAGGCGATCGGCTACCACCTCGTCTTGATCGCGCTGCTCGCGACGGCCGCGCTGGTCTCCTTCAACCGTCGCGACGTGCGGGGCTGA
- the thrC gene encoding threonine synthase, with protein MRYVSTRSDAPSRPFSDILLAGLAPDGGLYLPEEYPQVDAETLARWRSVLRDEGYAALAFEVVSLFVDDIPADDLRGITARAYDPAKFLDPAIVPVTQLSDGMWLAHLSNGPSAAFKDMAMQLLGELFPYELARRGETITILGATSGDTGSSAEYALRGKAGVRVFMLSPAGRMSPFQQAQMFSIDDPAIVNLAVEGVFDDCQDLVKEINADAVFKLKHRIGAVNSINWARLMAQVVYYFAAWLQVSDGGPVSFCVPSGNFGNIAAGHIAREMGLPIDRLILATNENNVLEEFFRTGVYRVRGSAETLATSSPSMDISKASNFERFIFDLLGRDADRVRELFSLELPASGCFDLSATPEFAAQAERFGFVAGASSHADRLAEIRRVRGADGYTVDPHTADGVHVARGLAGASPVVVLETALPVKFAETIVEALGSQPERPARFDGIEDLPRHVTQIPADADAVRAAIEAAG; from the coding sequence ATGCGCTACGTCTCGACCCGCTCCGACGCGCCCTCCCGCCCGTTCAGCGACATCCTGCTCGCCGGCCTCGCGCCCGACGGGGGTCTGTACCTGCCCGAGGAGTACCCGCAGGTCGACGCCGAGACCCTGGCGCGCTGGCGGTCCGTGCTCCGTGACGAGGGTTACGCGGCGCTGGCCTTCGAGGTCGTATCCCTGTTCGTCGACGACATCCCCGCCGACGATCTGCGCGGCATCACGGCCCGCGCGTACGATCCGGCGAAGTTCCTCGACCCGGCGATCGTGCCGGTGACGCAGCTGAGCGACGGGATGTGGCTCGCGCACCTGAGCAACGGGCCGTCCGCGGCGTTCAAGGACATGGCGATGCAGCTGCTCGGCGAGCTGTTCCCCTACGAGCTGGCCCGCCGCGGCGAGACCATCACGATCCTCGGCGCCACCTCCGGTGACACGGGAAGCTCGGCCGAGTACGCGCTGCGCGGCAAGGCGGGGGTGAGGGTGTTCATGCTGTCCCCGGCCGGACGCATGTCGCCGTTCCAGCAGGCCCAGATGTTCTCGATCGACGACCCGGCCATCGTGAACCTCGCCGTCGAGGGCGTCTTCGACGACTGCCAGGACCTCGTCAAGGAGATCAACGCCGACGCGGTCTTCAAGCTGAAGCACCGCATCGGCGCCGTGAACTCCATCAACTGGGCCAGGCTGATGGCGCAGGTCGTCTACTACTTCGCCGCCTGGCTGCAGGTCAGCGACGGGGGACCGGTCAGCTTCTGCGTGCCCTCGGGCAACTTCGGCAACATCGCCGCGGGCCACATCGCCCGCGAGATGGGGCTGCCCATCGACAGGCTGATCCTCGCCACCAACGAGAACAACGTCCTCGAGGAGTTCTTCCGCACGGGCGTCTACCGGGTGCGCGGTTCGGCGGAGACCCTCGCGACCAGCTCCCCGTCGATGGACATCTCCAAGGCCTCGAACTTCGAGCGCTTCATCTTCGACCTGCTGGGTCGCGACGCGGACCGTGTCCGTGAGTTGTTCTCGCTGGAGCTGCCAGCCAGCGGCTGCTTCGACCTGTCCGCCACGCCGGAGTTCGCGGCCCAGGCCGAGAGGTTCGGCTTCGTTGCCGGGGCCTCCTCCCACGCGGACCGGCTGGCGGAGATCCGCCGCGTGCGCGGCGCCGACGGGTACACCGTCGACCCTCATACCGCTGACGGCGTGCACGTCGCGCGGGGGCTGGCCGGGGCGTCACCCGTGGTCGTGCTGGAGACGGCACTGCCCGTGAAGTTCGCCGAGACGATCGTCGAGGCGCTCGGGTCTCAACCCGAGCGCCCGGCGCGCTTCGACGGCATCGAGGACCTCCCTCGCCACGTCACGCAGATCCCCGCCGATGCGGACGCGGTGCGGGCCGCGATCGAGGCCGCCGGCTGA
- a CDS encoding LCP family protein encodes MPTRRRRVLGWVMIATGLLVALAAILLVVAWHRLVQVDFQPSAQDSRADTTFLVLGSDVTDGITEAIADELGREEEPGTARADIIMLVRVAADGAATAVSVPRDLLVLDDDGDPQRLAMLYTDGASTLARGVCRGLDVGVDHVVVANAQAVVDVVDALGGLDVDIPVALRDERSHIDLPAGRQTIDGMETLGLIRSRDTQYLVDGRWVPVGPAEGALHRASAALEVLGELRTQAARAPLTATAAAAWAGLPQVTIDEGLGPVDLVRLGADFPAGEVLATDPVGEDDSGMTLADGAADRLVELGFGPCRTS; translated from the coding sequence ATGCCCACCCGGCGTCGCCGCGTCCTCGGGTGGGTCATGATCGCCACCGGCCTGCTGGTCGCGCTGGCGGCGATCCTCCTCGTCGTGGCGTGGCACCGCCTGGTGCAGGTCGACTTCCAGCCGAGCGCCCAGGACTCGCGCGCCGACACCACCTTCCTGGTCCTCGGCAGCGACGTGACCGACGGCATCACGGAGGCCATCGCCGACGAGCTGGGCCGCGAGGAGGAGCCTGGCACCGCCAGGGCCGACATCATCATGCTCGTGCGCGTCGCGGCCGACGGCGCCGCGACGGCCGTCTCCGTCCCGCGCGACCTGCTCGTCCTCGACGACGACGGGGACCCGCAGCGCCTCGCGATGCTCTACACCGACGGTGCCTCCACCCTGGCGCGCGGCGTCTGCCGTGGGCTGGACGTCGGCGTCGACCACGTTGTCGTCGCGAACGCGCAGGCGGTCGTCGACGTGGTCGACGCGCTCGGCGGCCTGGACGTCGACATCCCCGTCGCCCTCCGCGACGAGCGCTCGCACATCGACCTGCCCGCCGGCCGGCAGACCATCGACGGCATGGAGACCCTCGGGCTCATCCGGTCGCGGGACACGCAGTACCTCGTCGACGGCCGGTGGGTCCCCGTCGGCCCGGCGGAGGGGGCGCTGCACCGGGCGTCCGCCGCGCTGGAGGTGCTCGGCGAGCTCCGGACCCAGGCCGCGCGGGCGCCGCTGACGGCGACGGCCGCGGCCGCCTGGGCCGGGCTGCCCCAGGTGACGATCGACGAGGGCCTCGGCCCCGTCGACCTCGTCCGGCTGGGCGCGGACTTCCCGGCGGGGGAGGTGCTGGCGACGGACCCCGTCGGCGAGGACGACAGCGGCATGACCCTGGCCGACGGTGCCGCGGACCGGCTCGTCGAGCTCGGGTTCGGGCCCTGCCGCACCAGCTGA
- a CDS encoding DUF1707 SHOCT-like domain-containing protein, whose product MPESNLPEPRLRAGDAERDRALNALQRAYEAGRLDLEEMHERQEKTLRVVYTDELPALLADLPEAADLVSPIVPPMPVAPRVGDLPVIEQPGTVTIMSGKKVVVTPGTRSVSDFAWWGGNTYDLTQAMGPGRIVTLNLTAIMAGHDIRVPRGVRVLDQSMAIMAGSDVDTNAQGDGSNGTLVIEGFLFWAGHSVKLADNA is encoded by the coding sequence ATGCCTGAGTCGAACCTTCCCGAGCCTCGGCTGCGCGCCGGCGACGCCGAGCGCGACCGGGCGCTCAACGCCCTCCAGCGCGCCTATGAGGCCGGCCGCCTCGATCTCGAGGAGATGCACGAGCGTCAGGAGAAGACGCTGCGCGTGGTCTACACCGACGAGCTGCCCGCGCTGCTCGCGGACCTGCCCGAGGCCGCGGACCTGGTCTCCCCGATCGTGCCGCCCATGCCCGTCGCGCCCCGCGTCGGCGACCTGCCCGTCATCGAGCAGCCGGGCACCGTGACGATCATGTCGGGCAAGAAGGTCGTCGTCACGCCCGGCACCCGCAGCGTCTCCGACTTCGCGTGGTGGGGAGGCAACACCTACGACCTGACCCAGGCGATGGGCCCGGGCCGCATCGTGACCCTGAACCTCACGGCCATCATGGCCGGCCACGACATCCGCGTGCCGCGTGGCGTGCGGGTCCTCGACCAGTCGATGGCCATCATGGCCGGCAGCGACGTGGACACCAACGCTCAGGGCGACGGCTCCAACGGGACGCTGGTCATCGAGGGCTTCCTGTTCTGGGCGGGCCACTCGGTCAAGCTCGCCGACAACGCCTGA